One segment of Carya illinoinensis cultivar Pawnee chromosome 1, C.illinoinensisPawnee_v1, whole genome shotgun sequence DNA contains the following:
- the LOC122282217 gene encoding uncharacterized protein LOC122282217 isoform X2: MPRIPLPHFHRNPLLATLPLPQFRLRLLILLRPGFPLGILRVRRPRIGLRIPRRALVSKHGKTVEWTSKDLLKGLEEFVPIYETRPIKNNMFGMGFDHSFGLWFIAQWLKPDLMIESGAFKGHSTWVLRQAMPDTPIVSLTPRHPEKYLKKGPAYVDGNCTYFAGKDFVDFGSVDWASVMKKHGINNLSRVLVFFDDHQNELKRIKQALKVGFQHLVFEDNYDTGTGDHYSLRQICDQFYIRGGGHSCFKDSDEARIRSKRKKFWEKAVDIEELCGPGEAWWGVRGYVRDNFNHSNEPISLARHFENSRFLESILDVYWELPPVAGPSLTHQSRYDPARAPSPIVEDGRYRLFQRLGLTRLETSVFNGYTQMVYIQISKQEI, translated from the exons ATGCCTCGCATTCCTCTTCCTCACTTTCATCGCAATCCTCTCCTTGCAACTCTTCCACTCCCGCAGTTTCGTTTGCGTCTCCTCATCCTACTACGACCCGGTTTCCCGCTCGGGATTCTACGGGTTCGACGGCCTCGAATCGGACTTCGGATCCCTCGGCGTGCCTTGGT ATCGAAACATGGAAAAACAGTTGAATGGACGTCTAAGGATTTACTCAAAGGCTTGGAAGAGTTCGTACCCATATATGAAACCCGGCCAATTAAAAACAATATGTTTGGAATGGGTTTCGACCACAGCTTTGGGCTATGGTTCATTGCTCAATGGCTGAAGCCAGATCTGATGATTGAGAGCGGTGCTTTCAAGGGGCATTCCACTTGGGTTTTGCGGCAAGCAATGCCAGACACACCAATTGTGTCACTTACACCCCGACATCCTGAGAAGTATCTAAAGAAGGGTCCTGCTTATGTTGATGGAAACTGTACATACTTTGCTGGAAAGGACTTTGTGGATTTTGGAAGTGTTGATTGGGCAAGTGTGATGAAGAAACATGGGATTAACAATCTCAGTCGTGTTCTTGTTTTTTTCGATGACCATCAAAATGAATTGAAAAG AATAAAGCAGGCTCTAAAAGTTGGTTTCCAACATCTTGTTTTCGAGGATAACTATGACACTGGAACTGGAGATCATTATTCCTTAAGGCAGATTTGTGATCAATTTTATATAAGAG GAGGTGGCCATAGCTGTTTTAAAGACAGCGATGAAGCTCGGATTAGATCAAAGAGGAAGAAATTTTGGGAGAAAGCGGTGGACATAGAAGAACTCTGTGGGCCAGGCGAAGCGTGGTGGGGTGTTAGAGGGTACGTGCGGGATAATTTTAACCACAGTAATGAGCCAATCTCCCTTGCAAGGCACTTTGAGAACAGCCGTTTTCTGGAATCAATTCTTGATGTTTATTGGGAACTCCCTCCAGTGGCTGGACCTTCTCTCACTCATCAATCAAGATATGATCCAGCTCGTGCACCCAGTCCTATTGTTGAAGATGGCCGATACCGCTTGTTCCAGCGGCTCGGTCTGACCAGACTAGAGACTTCTGTATTCAATGGGTATACTCAGATGGTTTATATACAGATATCCAAACAAGAGATTTAG
- the LOC122282225 gene encoding auxin-responsive protein IAA27-like, whose amino-acid sequence MSIPLEHNYIGLTDTSSMERGSDKLSSSSSSTISTEDEKSSTLNLKETELRLGLPGSDSPERKPGLGVSLFGKDLEDKNNGYSPSPLKNLVSGSKRGFSDAIDGSSGKWVLSMSNGSEVDLGKGAVLFSTRSGNGGKPLVGLEGKKNNQQSCLSAKPTMKETSSVPQSSKPVQEKKPQVPAGNEHGNAPAAKAQVVGWPPIRSFRKNTMASNLAKNNDEGEGKTGSGCLYIKVSMDGAPYLRKVDLKTYKNYMELSAALEKMFSCFTIGQCGSHGLRGRDGLNESCLRDLLHGSEYVLTYEDKDGDWMLVGDVPWEMFTDSCKRLRIMKGSDAIGLAPRAMEKCKSRD is encoded by the exons ATGTCTATACCTCTGGAACATAATTACATAGGCTTAACAGACACTTCTTCAATGGAAAGAGGCTCTGACAAGctttcatcttcctcttcttccactATCTCCACTGAGGATGAGAAGAGCTCTACTCTCAACCTCAAGGAGACGGAGCTCAGGCTTGGCTTGCCTGGGTCTGATTCCCCAGAGAGAAAACCAGGACTGGGGGTCTCTCTTTTTGGCAAGGATTTGGAGGATAAAAATAATGGGTATTCTCCGAGTCCTCTAAAGAATCTCGTGTCTGGGTCTAAGAGGGGTTTCTCTGATGCCATTGATGGGTCTTCTGGGAAATGGGTTTTATCTATGAGTAATGGATCTGAGGTTGATTTGGGTAAAGGAGCTGTCTTGTTCTCTACTAGAAGTGGAAATGGTGGGAAGCCTCTTGTTGGTTTGGAGGGTAAGAAAAATAACCAGCAGTCATGTCTGTCCGCAAAGCCAACCATGAAAGAGACTAGTTCTGTTCCTCAATCTTCAAAGCCTGTTCAGGAGAAGAAGCCTCAGGTTCCTGCTGGTAATGAACATGGCAATGCTCCTGCTGCAAA GGCACAGGTTGTGGGATGGCCACCAATTCGATCATTCAGAAAAAACACCATGGCCTCCAATTTGGCAAAAAATAACGATGAGGGTGAAGGCAAAACTGGATCTGGATGCCTTTATATAAAAGTTAGCATGGACGGTGCTCCGTACCTAAGGAAGGTCGACCTTAAAACCTACAAAAATTATATGGAACTCTCAGCAGCTCTCGAGAAGATGTTCAGCTGCTTTACAATTG GGCAGTGCGGTTCTCATGGACTTCGAGGGCGAGATGGCCTGAATGAGAGTTGTTTGAGGGATCTGCTCCATGGCTCTGAGTACGTGCTGACATATGAAGACAAGGATGGTGATTGGATGCTCGTTGGTGATGTCCCTTGGGA AATGTTCACCGACTCCTGCAAGAGGCTAAGGATCATGAAAGGTTCAGATGCAATTGGTTTAG CGCCAAGGGCCATGGAGAAGTGCAAGAGTCGTGACTGA
- the LOC122282217 gene encoding uncharacterized protein LOC122282217 isoform X1 codes for MPNNMLERVLSLRRSTQPHGDEAAGENGDGAADESKTKKQQLPLTMRAANYLTRMGHVGPCLAFLFLTFIAILSLQLFHSRSFVCVSSSYYDPVSRSGFYGFDGLESDFGSLGVPWCRSKHGKTVEWTSKDLLKGLEEFVPIYETRPIKNNMFGMGFDHSFGLWFIAQWLKPDLMIESGAFKGHSTWVLRQAMPDTPIVSLTPRHPEKYLKKGPAYVDGNCTYFAGKDFVDFGSVDWASVMKKHGINNLSRVLVFFDDHQNELKRIKQALKVGFQHLVFEDNYDTGTGDHYSLRQICDQFYIRGGGHSCFKDSDEARIRSKRKKFWEKAVDIEELCGPGEAWWGVRGYVRDNFNHSNEPISLARHFENSRFLESILDVYWELPPVAGPSLTHQSRYDPARAPSPIVEDGRYRLFQRLGLTRLETSVFNGYTQMVYIQISKQEI; via the exons ATGCCCAACAACATGCTGGAGCGGGTCCTCTCCCTGCGCCGATCCACACAGCCGCACGGGGACGAAGCCGCCGGTGAAAACGGCGACGGAGCCGCCGATGAGTCTAAGACCAAGAAGCAGCAACTCCCGCTAACGATGCGGGCCGCTAACTACTTGACCCGGATGGGCCACGTCGGACCATGCCTCGCATTCCTCTTCCTCACTTTCATCGCAATCCTCTCCTTGCAACTCTTCCACTCCCGCAGTTTCGTTTGCGTCTCCTCATCCTACTACGACCCGGTTTCCCGCTCGGGATTCTACGGGTTCGACGGCCTCGAATCGGACTTCGGATCCCTCGGCGTGCCTTGGT GCAGATCGAAACATGGAAAAACAGTTGAATGGACGTCTAAGGATTTACTCAAAGGCTTGGAAGAGTTCGTACCCATATATGAAACCCGGCCAATTAAAAACAATATGTTTGGAATGGGTTTCGACCACAGCTTTGGGCTATGGTTCATTGCTCAATGGCTGAAGCCAGATCTGATGATTGAGAGCGGTGCTTTCAAGGGGCATTCCACTTGGGTTTTGCGGCAAGCAATGCCAGACACACCAATTGTGTCACTTACACCCCGACATCCTGAGAAGTATCTAAAGAAGGGTCCTGCTTATGTTGATGGAAACTGTACATACTTTGCTGGAAAGGACTTTGTGGATTTTGGAAGTGTTGATTGGGCAAGTGTGATGAAGAAACATGGGATTAACAATCTCAGTCGTGTTCTTGTTTTTTTCGATGACCATCAAAATGAATTGAAAAG AATAAAGCAGGCTCTAAAAGTTGGTTTCCAACATCTTGTTTTCGAGGATAACTATGACACTGGAACTGGAGATCATTATTCCTTAAGGCAGATTTGTGATCAATTTTATATAAGAG GAGGTGGCCATAGCTGTTTTAAAGACAGCGATGAAGCTCGGATTAGATCAAAGAGGAAGAAATTTTGGGAGAAAGCGGTGGACATAGAAGAACTCTGTGGGCCAGGCGAAGCGTGGTGGGGTGTTAGAGGGTACGTGCGGGATAATTTTAACCACAGTAATGAGCCAATCTCCCTTGCAAGGCACTTTGAGAACAGCCGTTTTCTGGAATCAATTCTTGATGTTTATTGGGAACTCCCTCCAGTGGCTGGACCTTCTCTCACTCATCAATCAAGATATGATCCAGCTCGTGCACCCAGTCCTATTGTTGAAGATGGCCGATACCGCTTGTTCCAGCGGCTCGGTCTGACCAGACTAGAGACTTCTGTATTCAATGGGTATACTCAGATGGTTTATATACAGATATCCAAACAAGAGATTTAG